The genome window GTCATTGATGTTCTGGAAAATCTGGAGAACGGCCATATACGGGATGTAGATTTTGTCGAACTGATGAGCTGCCCAGGGGGATGTGTGGGGGGACCTCTCGCTGTAGAGAATCCATATGTTGCCCGGAGTATCGTGAGCATTCGGGAAGGCAGGCACCGGGAAGAGGAAAGTCTTTCTTATGCAGAGTCTTTTCATCCGCCAAAAGGTGTTGATCTTTTATGGACCGAGCAGCTTGAAAGCAGGGCGACTCATCTGTTGGACCCTGATTATAAAACAGCCATAAAAATGATGGAAGAGATAGAAATCATCAGAAAGGGATTGCCTGGTCTGGACTGCGGCTCCTGCGGAGCCCCCAGTTGTAGGGCCCTTGCCGAAGATATTGTTTTAGGAAAAACAAGTGAAACCGACTGCGTTTTTAAATTGAGAGAGAAAATTAGAGATCTGACCCGGGAGATGATCCAGCTGGAAAGCAGGATGCCTCCGGGGCTGGATCGGTAAAAAGGATAGTTTTATTGCTTACGGTTATAATCATCATGATTCTGGGGATGGCTGCCGGTTATATGCTCAGAAAATTCAAAAAACTATATAACAGACTGGATAAGACCGTCAGTTATATCATTTATCTGCTGCTGTTTCTTTTGGGGCTTTCAGTCGGACAGAACCGGATGATCATCAATAGTTTTCATATTATAGGGTTAAAAGCACTCCTTATAAGCGCCGCATCTGTTGCCGGTTCAATACTGTTGGCTGCACTCGTCTTTCATTTCTTTTTTAAACATGACCATGTAGAGGCTTTGGATGATGGTGGCTTTTCACCAGAAGGTGATACCGGGGCATGAAAAACAGTTTGATTATTTTATTGTTTTTTGTGCTGGGTGTTGGTGTCGGTGCCTGGGGTGAAGGAGGAGGATGGATTCCTGACGCCTTTGACTCTTTGAGTACTTATGTCCTCTATGGTCTTATGGGCCTCGTTGGCTTTGGTATCGGGGGGGATACTCAGGCATTAAAGGTTTTGAAAGATACAAAGCTTAAGATCATGCTCGTGCCTCTCTCTGTGGTTATAGGTTCATTGGGAGGGGCTTCTCTCGTATATGTCTTTATAAAAGACCTGGACCTACAGGAAGTTCTGGCCATCAGTGCCGGGTTTGGCTATTATAGTTTATCCAGTCTGTTTATTACAGAATTAAGAGGCGAGGTACCCGGTACCATCGCGTTGCTCACCAATATTATGAGAGAAATTATAACCCTCCTTATGACACCTCTATTTGTTCGCTGGGCAGGCCCTTTGGGTCCTATTGCTTCCGGGGGAGCAACGAGCATGGATACAACACTGCCTATAATTTCTTTGTACTCGGGAAAGCAGTATGTCATGATCGCCCTGTTTAGCGGGATTGTTCTGACCGTGGTGGTTCCTTTTCTGGTTCCATTTATTTTGAGCTTTTAATTGAGATAGATTTGTTTTAGATCAGACACAATCGATTCAGTCTGATCTTTTAGCCTGCCGTTCTCGGTTAGGGTCATATTCATTTTTCGGACCATTTGGATTATAATACCAATTAAGTTAAGATGTAATCTTTAAGGAGAAGGTATATGAAGACAGGTGACAGGGTAAAAAGCATAGCCTTACTAACGGGGATCAGTTTTGTAATCGTATCTTTTGCTGTTGTGCTTACAGATTACTTATTTCTGAAAAATATCAGCATTCACTGGCTTCAGGTTGTCCTTATGGCTCTTATCAGTTCCATTCTGCTTACCCCCCTGTTTTATTGGTTGCGGTTGACCCTTGAAAATGGTGGTATTGAAGCCACTCAGCTGAGCAATCTCGAATTGAATGAACGAGATGTGAGAGAAGCGGTGAGTAACTGGGTTTACATTCATTACAATAAAAAGGTAGAAGGTGGCTTGGAGTTTTCAAGGGATGATTCGGGAGTTTTGAACTGCAAGGTGACCGTACGAAATGATTCCTGATGATTCTTTAAATCTTCCTAAAGTATTGAGATCATCCTCCGATGATTATTCAGTAGTCGGCAGATTTAATGCCATTTTACTGCATATTTAAAAAAATTAAAAAACTTTTTGAAAAGGGTTTACACTCATAAGGTTTTTCAATATTATCACCATCACGCTCTGAGTTGCTGAGTAACAACAAAGCAACACGGAGTTGAGCAAATATAGGTTTTAAAAGAACTTAAAAAAAACTTTTGAAACCCGGTTGACAAGTTTTCAACTTTAAAATATATTTGCTGAGCGCTGGCACGGAAGTTGCTAGCACGTTCTTTTAAAGAGATATTAGAGAAGGGAAATTGAAGTATTTGACGAGAGTCAAGCACTGGTAGTACGAAAATAGAATCGTGCCAAAAGCCTTATGGTTTAGGTACGGTCCGAACGTTAGTTTTCTTTTAAGCACAGTGGGTTTTTCCGAAAGGGGAGGCGCACTGCATAAAGGGACTCTGGCTCACTTTAAGGCAGATCAGGATGAATACATTCGCTAGGATCTGTTTTGAGGCATTGATAGAAAATTATCCACTTCGGTGGATAAATTATATCATGGAGAGTTTGATCCTGGCTCAGAACGAACGCTGGCGGCGCGTTTTAAGCATGCAAGTCGAACGGTAGGGAAGTGCTTGCACTTCCTGAGAGTGGCGAACGGGTGAGTAACGCGTAGGTGATCTACCTTTTAGTTGGGGATAGCTCATGGAAACATGGGGTAATACCGAATGATCTCTACGATCTTGTTTGTAGAGCAAAGGGGCGTTTGCCTCGCTGAAAGATGAGCCTGCGTATGATTAGCTAGTTGGTAAGGTAATGGCTTACCAAGGCGACGATCATTAGCCGGCCTGAGAGGGTGACCGGCCACATTGGGACTGAGACACGGCCCAGACTCCTACGGGAGGCAGCAGCTAAGAATCTTCCGCAATGGACGAAAGTCTGACGGAGCGACGCCGCGTGTGCGAAGAATGTCGAGAGATTGTAAAGCACTTTTATATGTGAGGAATAATAGTATCAGGAAATGGGTATTAGATGACGTTAGCATATGAATAAGCTCCGGCCAATTACGTGCCAGCAGCCGCGGTAACACGTAAGGAGCGAGCGTTGTTCGGAATTATTGGGCGTAAAGGGCATGTAGGCGGTTACGTAAGTCCGATGTGAAAGCACACTGCTTAACAGTGATGTTGCGTTGGAAACTGTGTGACTAGAATCCGAGAGGGGTAAGTGGAATTCCTAGTGTAGGGGTGAAATCTGTTGATATTAGGAAGAACACCAGAGGCGAAGGCGACTTGCTGGCTCTGGATTGACGCTGAGGTGCGAAAGCGTAGGTAGCGAACAGGATTAGATACCCTGGTAGTCTACGCCGTAAACGATGTACACTTGGTGTCTGGAACATGAGTTCTAGGTGCCGTAGCTAACGCGTTAAGTGTACCGCCTGGGGAGTATGCCGGCAACGGTGAAACTCAAAGGAATTGACGGGGGCCCGCACAAGCGGTGGAGCATGTGGTTTAATTCGATGATACGCGAGAAACCTTACCAGGGCTTGACATATACAGGACGGCATTAGAGATATTGCTTCTTCTTCGGAAGTCTGTATACAGGTGCTGCATGGTTGTCGTCAGCTCGTGCCGTGAGGTGTTGGGTTAAGTCCCGCAACGAGCGCAACCCCTATTGTATGTTACCATCATTAAGTTGGGGACTCATGCAAGACTGCCGGTGACAAACCGGAGGAAGGTGGGGATGACGTCAAATCATCATGGCCCTTATGTCCTGGGCTACACACGTGCTACAATGGCCAGTACAGAGTGATGCGAATCCGCGAGGTGGAGCAAAACGCTTAAAGCTGGTCTCAGTTCGGATTGGAGTCTGAAACTCGACTCCATGAAGGTGGAATCGCTAGTAATCGCGCATCAGCATGGCGCGGTGAATACGTTCCCGGGCCTTGTACACACCGCCCGTCACACCACCCGAGTCGGGGGTACCCGAAGTCAGTAGACTAACCAGCAATGGAGGTCGCTGCCGAAGGTATGCTCGGTAAGGGGGGTGAAGTCGTAACAAGGTAGCCGTACCGGAAGGTGCGGCTGGATCACCTCCTTTCTACGAGAAAGGTATTAAGTCTTGTGTTTTGTACACACGAGCAGTTAGTCACTGATTTTACGATTGGTGCCGTATGAATAGTCTTGATTCTCGTTAAATACTTTTAGTTTCCCTACAATGTGTACCACAGGAGCTCCGCTCCGAGGAGCACATTGCTTATCACTTACGGTTTTCCGTTTTGTGATAACTATGATATAAAAAATCCGTCAATGGACGGTAGTTTTAGGGGTGAATCCACTAGAATTTTTTTGAAAAGATAATAGCGAAGGGATAAATAATAATATGGTCAAGCGACTAAGGGTCCATGGTGGATGCCTTGGAGCTATCCGGCGATGAAGGGCGTGGTAAGCTGCGATAAGCCTCGGTGAGAAGCAAACATTCTTATATCCGAGGATTCCCGAATGGGGTAACCCGGCTGTTTTTATGACAGTCATTATGCGGTGAATACATAGCCGTATAAAGCGAGACTCAGGGAACTGAACCATCTAAGTACCTGAAGGAAAAGAAATCAATTTAGAGATTCCCTTAGTAGCGGCGAGCGAACGGGGATTAGCCCAAACCAATGTCATTTCGGTGATATTGGGGTTGTAGGGCATGCATATATGTATCAGTGAAAGATAGCAGAATGGTATTGGGAAAGCCAACCGTAGAGGGTGAAAGTCCTGTAAGCGAAATCTGAAGCTGGCTAGCATGTACCTGAGTAAGGCGGGGCACGAGTAATCCTGTCTGAATCTGGGGGGACCACCCTCCAAGGCTAAATACGAGATAGCTACCGATAGCGAATAGTACCGTGAGGGAAAGGTGAAAAGCACCCCGGGAGGGGAGTGAAATAGAACCTGAAACCGTGGACCTACAAGCGGTCAAAGCCCTTTTATGGGGTGATGGCGTGCCTTTTGTAGAATGAGCCTGCGAGTTAATATATTAAGCGAGGTTAAGGTATAGAAGTACCGGAGCCGGAGGGAAACCGAGTCTGAATAGGGCGATTTAGTTTGATGTATTAGACCCGAAGCCGGGTGATCTATTTATGGTCAGGTTGAAGCTTGGGTAACACTGAGTGGAGGACCGAACACTAGTCTGTTGAAAAAGGCAGTGATGAACTGTGAATAGGAGTGAAAGGCTAATCAAACCCGGAGATAGCTGGTTCTCCTCGAAATGGCTTTAGGGTCAGCGTCATATGGTTAATATCGGAGGTAGAGCACTGATTAGGCTAGGGCCTGTCACAGGGTACCAAACTTAGTCAAACTCCGAATGCCGATATTCAAAGTATGGCAGTGAGACTACGGGTGATAAGATTCGTAGTCGAAAGGGAAAGAGCCCAGACCGTCAGCTAAGGTCCCTAAACTATGCTAAGTGGAAAAGGAAGTACGATTGCACAGACAGCCAGGAGGTTGGCTTAGAAGCAGCCACTCCTTTAAAGAGTGCGTAATAGCTCACTGGTCGAGTAGTTGTGCGCCGACAATGTAACGGGGCTAAGCATAGTACCGAAGCTACGGAATAATGGAGTTTACTCCATTGTTGGTAGAGGAGCATTCTGTAGGTCGATGAAGGTGTACTGTAAGGTATGCTGGAGATATCAGAAGAGAG of Oceanispirochaeta crateris contains these proteins:
- a CDS encoding lysine exporter LysO family protein, whose product is MKNSLIILLFFVLGVGVGAWGEGGGWIPDAFDSLSTYVLYGLMGLVGFGIGGDTQALKVLKDTKLKIMLVPLSVVIGSLGGASLVYVFIKDLDLQEVLAISAGFGYYSLSSLFITELRGEVPGTIALLTNIMREIITLLMTPLFVRWAGPLGPIASGGATSMDTTLPIISLYSGKQYVMIALFSGIVLTVVVPFLVPFILSF
- a CDS encoding LysO family transporter, yielding MLTVIIIMILGMAAGYMLRKFKKLYNRLDKTVSYIIYLLLFLLGLSVGQNRMIINSFHIIGLKALLISAASVAGSILLAALVFHFFFKHDHVEALDDGGFSPEGDTGA